The Arachis hypogaea cultivar Tifrunner chromosome 19, arahy.Tifrunner.gnm2.J5K5, whole genome shotgun sequence genome has a window encoding:
- the LOC112779383 gene encoding uncharacterized protein has protein sequence MAGRLPGVGVPPRKRSSSSSSSSSSLLEHNHYNLATYRRVSLVEASALDETALKARQRLQKKLAQFFPSSRENENPIREGKVKKEKRDAGIIIGRKLLSNAWLMRAKKKERKVCAVCLEDFQQEKQIMNLSCSHKFHSACLLPWLQSHPHCPYCRTPVDAHPHTH, from the exons ATGGCTGGTAGGCTACCTGGTGTTGGAGTGCCCCCTAGAAagagatcttcttcttcatcatcatcttcttcttctttgttagaGCACAACCACTACAATCTTGCCACCTACCGAAGAGTATCATTAGTGGAGGCAAGTGCCTTGGATGAAACTGCTCTTAAGGCCAGACAAAGGCTTCAGAAGAAGCTTGCACAATTCTTTCCTTCTTCCAG GGAAAATGAGAATCCaataagagaaggaaaagtgaagaaagaaaagagagatgcAGGAATAATAATAGGAAGGAAGCTATTATCAAATGCATGGTTAATGCGTGctaagaagaaagagagaaaagtgtGTGCAGTGTGCCTAGAAGATTTCCAGCAAGAGAAGCAGATTATGAACCTTTCTTGCTCTCACAAGTTCCACTCTGCATGCCTTCTCCCATGGCTTCAATCCCATCCTCACTGTCCTTATTGTCGAACCCCAGTTGATGCACACCCACATACTCATTAA
- the LOC112779593 gene encoding uncharacterized protein isoform X1, with the protein MGHLSVILVTFLLLQTLSATTDFLSPIYEDVCKGVECGKGACKPSKNSTFLYECECNPGWKQSLSSHTQVFTFLPCIVPNCTLNYSCMEAPAPSPHKERRSNESVFDACFWVDCGGGSCNKTSPFSYSCHCDAGYYNILNATAFPCVKQCAIGIGCSNLGIPMTNSSTTAPPPTLSASASSTLQGSCIGLLMLIMFMASIQLH; encoded by the exons ATGGGACATCTAAGTGTTATACTTGTAACATTTTTGCTTCTGCAAACCCTCTCGGCTACAACTGATTTCCTCTCTCCGATCTATG AGGATGTGTGCAAAGGAGTTGAATGTGGAAAGGGGGCCTGCAAGCCTTCTAAGAACAGCACTTTCTTATATGAATGTGAGTGCAATCCTGGTTGGAAGCAATCTCTCTCTTCCCATACTCAGGTTTTCACCTTTCTTCCTTGCATAGTACCCAATT GTACCCTGAACTACTCTTGCATGGAAGCCCCTGCCCCTTCTCCAcacaaagaaagaagatccaatgAATCAGTGTTTGATG CTTGCTTTTGGGTTGATTGTGGAGGTGGGTCATGTAACAAGACATCACCCTTCTCCTACAGTTGCCATTGTGATGCCGGATATTACAATATTCTCAATGCCACTGCCTTCCCTTGTGTCAAACAAT GTGCTATTGGCATTGGTTGCTCTAACCTGGGAATTCCAATGACGAACTCATCTACCACAGCACCGCCACCAACATTGTCCGCGAGCG CTAGCTCAACTCTCCAAGGAAGCTGTATTGGGTTGCTTATGTTGATAATGTTCATGGCTAGTATACAATTGCATTAG
- the LOC112779593 gene encoding uncharacterized protein isoform X2, whose protein sequence is MGHLSVILVTFLLLQTLSATTDFLSPIYGTLNYSCMEAPAPSPHKERRSNESVFDACFWVDCGGGSCNKTSPFSYSCHCDAGYYNILNATAFPCVKQCAIGIGCSNLGIPMTNSSTTAPPPTLSASASSTLQGSCIGLLMLIMFMASIQLH, encoded by the exons ATGGGACATCTAAGTGTTATACTTGTAACATTTTTGCTTCTGCAAACCCTCTCGGCTACAACTGATTTCCTCTCTCCGATCTATG GTACCCTGAACTACTCTTGCATGGAAGCCCCTGCCCCTTCTCCAcacaaagaaagaagatccaatgAATCAGTGTTTGATG CTTGCTTTTGGGTTGATTGTGGAGGTGGGTCATGTAACAAGACATCACCCTTCTCCTACAGTTGCCATTGTGATGCCGGATATTACAATATTCTCAATGCCACTGCCTTCCCTTGTGTCAAACAAT GTGCTATTGGCATTGGTTGCTCTAACCTGGGAATTCCAATGACGAACTCATCTACCACAGCACCGCCACCAACATTGTCCGCGAGCG CTAGCTCAACTCTCCAAGGAAGCTGTATTGGGTTGCTTATGTTGATAATGTTCATGGCTAGTATACAATTGCATTAG